A portion of the Nitrospira defluvii genome contains these proteins:
- a CDS encoding DUF6941 family protein encodes MTDSPTPSIQAFLVCDSVIEDSLTKKKSLIGLFTHLQAMSFPFQHQQLGLYFCLTDAEGIYHFDIDLMHVNTDQLVCRASLPEIVVGDRLQIADFGINVPALLFPLPGRYEFRLRMNGRVIAQKDFNVIQVTPPAGI; translated from the coding sequence ATGACGGACAGTCCGACTCCCAGCATCCAAGCCTTCCTGGTCTGCGACTCCGTCATCGAAGACAGCCTCACTAAGAAAAAATCCCTGATCGGTCTTTTCACGCACCTTCAGGCGATGAGCTTCCCCTTTCAGCACCAGCAACTCGGCCTCTACTTCTGCCTGACCGACGCCGAAGGCATCTACCATTTCGACATCGACCTGATGCACGTCAACACCGACCAACTGGTCTGTCGCGCCTCGCTTCCGGAGATTGTGGTCGGGGATCGGCTACAGATTGCTGATTTCGGCATCAATGTTCCGGCCTTGCTGTTCCCCCTGCCGGGGCGTTACGAATTTCGGCTGCGCATGAACGGCCGCGTGATCGCGCAAAAAGATTTCAACGTGATCCAGGTGACGCCCCCGGCCGGCATCTAG